One Glycine max cultivar Williams 82 chromosome 6, Glycine_max_v4.0, whole genome shotgun sequence DNA segment encodes these proteins:
- the LOC113001963 gene encoding auxin-induced protein 15A codes for MGFRLTGIRKASKAADAPKGYLAVYVGEKLKRFVIPVSYLNQPSFQDLLSQAEEEFGYDHPMGGLTIPCSEDVFQRITSCLN; via the coding sequence ATGGGTTTTCGTTTAACTGGCATCAGAAAGGCATCAAAAGCGGCGGACGCACCAAAAGGCTATCTTGCAGTCTATGTCGGAGAGAAATTGAAGCGGTTTGTGATTCCCGTATCATACTTGAACCAACCTTCATTCCAGGACTTGTTGAGTCAAGCTGAGGAAGAGTTTGGATATGATCATCCCATGGGTGGCCTCACAATTCCTTGCAGTGAAGATGTCTTCCAACGTATAACTTCTTGCTTGAATTGA
- the LOC113001962 gene encoding auxin-induced protein 6B-like: MGFRLPGIRKASFSANQASSKAVDVEKGYLAVYVGEKMRRFVIPVSYLNKPSFQDLLSQAEEEFGYHHPNGGLTIPCSEDVFQHITSLLN; encoded by the coding sequence ATGGGTTTTCGTTTGCCTGGTATCAGAAAGGCATCATTTTCTGCAAACCAAGCATCTTCGAAAGCCGTGGATGTGGAAAAGGGCTACCTTGCAGTCTATGTCGGAGAGAAAATGAGGCGGTTTGTGATCCCCGTATCTTACTTGAACAAACCCTCATTCCAGGACTTGTTAAGTCAGGCTGAGGAAGAGTTTGGATATCATCATCCCAACGGTGGCCTCACAATTCCTTGCAGTGAAGATGTCTTTCAACATATAACTTCtttattgaattaa